GTCGAGTTCGAGGTCGGCATAGCGCAGCACGCTCTCCACCGCCTGCCACTCGGTGGCCGGCGCCGTACGCCGCAGGATGGCCTCGATGCGCAGCAACACCTCCTCGATACTGAAGGGTTTGGCCACATAGTCGTCCCCGCCCGCACTGAGGCCGGTGACGCGATCGTCGGTGCCGGTGCGGGCGGTAAGGAACAGGATCGGGCAGTCGTTGCCCGCTGCCCGCAGCCTGCGGGTCACCTCGAAGCCGTCCAGGTCGGGCAGCATCACGTCCAGCAGCACCAGATGGGGTGCCAGGCGTTCGATCTCCAGGAGGGCCGCCTGACCGGTATCGGCGCTGCTCACGTCGTATCCGGTCAGGCGAAGCGTTGCCTCCAGCAGGGTGCGGATGCTGGGTTCGTCCTCGACCACGAGGAGCCGACGTCGCGGTCGCGCGGCTGTGGGCTGCTCGGTCATGCGTCTGCTGGTCCGTTCTGCCGTGTCGCGACCGGCACTTGGGCGTTCGCTACTTGGCGGCGCAGTCGTAAAGCACGTCGCTTCCTCCCAATCCCATCGCAGCGCCGCCGTTGTTCTGCGACGACGTACCGGAGGTGCCACCGTATGCCGACGCCGGAACCTTGGTGCAGTGGTCGGCGATCCAGTCGGAGCGCTGCTTGGTGTATCCGCCGGCCGGGCCCGGCATGCCGCCGCCGTTCGTGTCGGAGCCCAGGATGTAGCGTAGTTCGCCGTTCTTGGTCCACTTCTCCAGCTGGTCCACCGACGGTGCGTTGTCGCTGTTGGTGAAGCCGCCCATGCCGATCACGGTCTCGTCGGTGCCCAGGATGAAGCTACTGGCGGACAGGGCACCGCCTTCGACGGCGAGCTTGATGCGGGCGTCGGGCGCCTGCTTGACGGCGTACTGAAGGATCTTGCGCTGATCGGCGGTGAGTTTCCCGTTGCCGAAGCCGCCGCCCCCGCCCGGGGGCCGTCCCGAGCCGCCGCCCGGGAACGACGACGTGCCGCGGTCGTTCGAGCCCGCTCCCCCCGGTGCACCGGGCATACCGTTGGCTCCCCCTGTGGGCATGCCGGACGGCATTCCACCGGAGGGCGGTTCAGCGGTCTGCCCCGAGGAGGTACCACCGCCCGGGAGACCCGGCATGTTCGACGGCATCCCGGACGGCATGCCCGAGGGAAGGCCTCCGCCGTTCGAACCCTGCCGGGGCATGCCACCGCCTCCGCCGAATCCGAGCGTCAGCGGACCGGCCGTCGGGTTGGAGCCCCCCATGCTCGTCGAGCCGGGAACGGTCACCGCCCACGCGCCCGGTGCCACCAGAACCGATGCGACCGCGGCGCAGCCGGCGACCGTCAGCAGTCGGCCACGGCGTCGTGACAGCACCAGCAGGACGACCGCCGCGCAACCGACCAAGAGCACGGGCCACACCAGCCAGCCGTTCCAGTCGGGCTCACGGCGGACCAGCACCACGGCCCAGGCCACACTCACCACGACCGCGGCGGCGCCCACCTGAGGCGCCCACCTCAGACCGGCGCGATGGGCACGGATGAGGGCGGCCACCAGCCCGCCGCACAACGCCGCGATGGCCGGGGCCAGTTGAGTGGTGTAGTACGGGTGGAAGATGCCCTTCTGGGTCGAGAACACCGCCGCGCAGACCACCAGCCAGGTCCCCCACAGCAGCCAGCCGGAGGCCGGCAGCAAGGCGGAGTCGGACACCCGGCCACGCCGGCGCAGTACCGCGCAGGCGACCGCGACCGCGAGAGCCAGCGCGCTGACCGGCAGCAACCAGCTGATCTGACCGCCCACTTGGTCGGCGAACAAACGGGTCAGGCCCGCTTGGCCGCCGAAGCCACCGCCTGCGCCGCCGCCCATCCCCTGCGGCGTTCCGTCGCTGGAACCGAAGACCCTGCCCAGCCCGTTGTAGCCGATCACCAGATCCCAGGCCGAGCCGTCCTTGCTGCCGCCGATGTACGGTCGGTCGCCCGGCCACAGGGCCACCATGGCGACCCACCACAGAGAGGACGCCGCCAGGATGGCCCCCGCGCCCAGCAGACGCCGCACTCGCGGTATCCAGGCGCCGCTTCCTCCCACGAGCCAGGCGACGGCGAACGCGGGAACGACCATCCAGGCGGCGAGCATTTTGGTGAGGAATCCGCACCCGATCAGAAACCCGCTCGCGCACAGCCACCAGGTCGCGGCCCGGCCCTCGGCCTGCAACGCGCGGGTGAGTGCGTACGCCGCCGACACCAGCAGGAGCACCAGCAGCGTGTCCGGGTTGTTGTCCCGGTTGATGGCCACGGTGATCGGCGTCAGTGTGAGCACCAGAGCCGCGACCAGCGCCGCCGCCTCCCCCGCCCAGCGGCGCACGGTGCGGTGCAGCACCAGCACCCCGGCCACGCCTTCGAGCAGCTGCGGCAGGATCAGCGCCCAGCCGTGCAGTCCGAAGATCTTGCTGCTGATCACCTGCGGCCACAGCGCGGCCGGCGGCTTGTCGACCGTGATCACGCCAGCCGGGTCGAAGGAGCCGAAGAGGAAGTTGGTCCAGTTCTTCCCCATCGACTTCACGGCCGCCGAGTAGTAACTGTTGCCCCAGCCAAGGGAGTTCAGCGCCCAGCCGTAGAGAACGGCCGCGACGACGAGGACGGCTCCGAGTGCCGCGGGTGCCGCCCAGGCGGGGAGCGCGCGGACGGACGTACTCGCGCTCGCACGTGACCCGTCGTGTACCGATGCCGCTGGTGCGGGCCTGATGTGCGCGTGGTTGCTCATGTGGGGATTCGCTCTCGTCAACGGTTACGGCTACGGGGGTCGGCGAAGACGGCCAGGCGCAGCACGGCGAAGCGCACGCAGGTGACCGCGACGGAGGCCGTGGTGAGGACCGCGGTCTCCGCGGCCGGTGAGGCGCCGGGATCGAGCCACTTGAACCACAGCACCGCCGCGGACGTGACCACGTAGCCGAGCACGAACAGGCCTCCCGCGCCGAGGTGTACGCGGGCGGGCGGGGAGGTGGAGTGCCGGAAGGTGAGGCGTCGGTTCGCCTCGGTGTTCAGGACGGTGAGGACGAACAGCGAGATCAGGTTGGCGACGGCCGGAGACCACCAACCGCGCAACAGCCAGTACAGCAAGGCCTGTCCGGCCGTGGAGACGACACCGATCGCGACGAAACAGCCGACCTCCCACGACAGCGCACCGCGTCCCGTGGAGGGTGCGAGGACGGCGTCGGGGTGCTCCGCGGCCGGCTCGGGACGCGGCACCACCTCGACCCGGGCGTCACCGGACGCCTTGAGTCGCGCCATCCGCCACAGGCCCCGCAGGTCCTCCCTGGCGGTGCTCACCACGTCCACCCGGGTGTCGACGTCCTCGACCCAGTCGACCGGGACCTCGTGGATCCGCAGTCCGTTGTGTTCGGCGAGCAGGAGCAACTCCGTGTCGAAGAACCACGCGTCGTCGCGGGTCACGTCGAGCAGCGGCCGGAGCACTTCCGTCCGTGCCGCCTTGAATCCGCACTGGGCGTCGGTGAAACGGACTCCGTGGGTGAGCCGGATGATGCCGTTGTAGCAGCGGGAGACGAACTCGCGGCGCGGGCCGCGCACCGTGCGCGAGCCGGGAGCCAGCCGGGAGCCGATCGCGAGGTCGGAGTGACCGCTGGCCAATGGCGCGATCAAGGGGAGCAGGCCGTCCAGGCCGGTGGACAGGTCGACGTCCATGT
The nucleotide sequence above comes from Streptomyces sp. N50. Encoded proteins:
- a CDS encoding response regulator transcription factor, yielding MTEQPTAARPRRRLLVVEDEPSIRTLLEATLRLTGYDVSSADTGQAALLEIERLAPHLVLLDVMLPDLDGFEVTRRLRAAGNDCPILFLTARTGTDDRVTGLSAGGDDYVAKPFSIEEVLLRIEAILRRTAPATEWQAVESVLRYADLELDEGAHEVYRAGQYIALSPTEFKLLAYLLSNAGQVLSKVQILDHVWGFDFAGDSRIIETYVRYVRRKIDCFEPPLIQTVRGVGYCLRLPRDQAGTQDP
- a CDS encoding ArnT family glycosyltransferase encodes the protein MSNHAHIRPAPAASVHDGSRASASTSVRALPAWAAPAALGAVLVVAAVLYGWALNSLGWGNSYYSAAVKSMGKNWTNFLFGSFDPAGVITVDKPPAALWPQVISSKIFGLHGWALILPQLLEGVAGVLVLHRTVRRWAGEAAALVAALVLTLTPITVAINRDNNPDTLLVLLLVSAAYALTRALQAEGRAATWWLCASGFLIGCGFLTKMLAAWMVVPAFAVAWLVGGSGAWIPRVRRLLGAGAILAASSLWWVAMVALWPGDRPYIGGSKDGSAWDLVIGYNGLGRVFGSSDGTPQGMGGGAGGGFGGQAGLTRLFADQVGGQISWLLPVSALALAVAVACAVLRRRGRVSDSALLPASGWLLWGTWLVVCAAVFSTQKGIFHPYYTTQLAPAIAALCGGLVAALIRAHRAGLRWAPQVGAAAVVVSVAWAVVLVRREPDWNGWLVWPVLLVGCAAVVLLVLSRRRGRLLTVAGCAAVASVLVAPGAWAVTVPGSTSMGGSNPTAGPLTLGFGGGGGMPRQGSNGGGLPSGMPSGMPSNMPGLPGGGTSSGQTAEPPSGGMPSGMPTGGANGMPGAPGGAGSNDRGTSSFPGGGSGRPPGGGGGFGNGKLTADQRKILQYAVKQAPDARIKLAVEGGALSASSFILGTDETVIGMGGFTNSDNAPSVDQLEKWTKNGELRYILGSDTNGGGMPGPAGGYTKQRSDWIADHCTKVPASAYGGTSGTSSQNNGGAAMGLGGSDVLYDCAAK
- a CDS encoding bifunctional glycosyltransferase family 2/GtrA family protein, with the translated sequence MTPTPHLAELTARVERPAPFQPVARSVLPHAGTSTVDIVVPVYNEERALPGCLRTLHARLDREFPFPWRITVADNASTDDTLATARRLADELPGVGVVHLDRKGRGLALRTVWGASDADIVAYMDVDLSTGLDGLLPLIAPLASGHSDLAIGSRLAPGSRTVRGPRREFVSRCYNGIIRLTHGVRFTDAQCGFKAARTEVLRPLLDVTRDDAWFFDTELLLLAEHNGLRIHEVPVDWVEDVDTRVDVVSTAREDLRGLWRMARLKASGDARVEVVPRPEPAAEHPDAVLAPSTGRGALSWEVGCFVAIGVVSTAGQALLYWLLRGWWSPAVANLISLFVLTVLNTEANRRLTFRHSTSPPARVHLGAGGLFVLGYVVTSAAVLWFKWLDPGASPAAETAVLTTASVAVTCVRFAVLRLAVFADPRSRNR